Genomic window (Leisingera methylohalidivorans DSM 14336):
AGCTGCGGGAAGAGTTTGCCCGTTTTCAGCATTTGGCTCTGACCGTCGCTGAAAATGATGTAACTAGCAACCGCCTTATGACAATCCCGGCGGTCGGGCCGGTCACGGCCGTGGCATTTGCTAGCACAATCGATATCCCGGCCTGTTTCCGGAATTCACGAACCTTACGGGCAGTTCTCGGGCTGACGCCTATGCTCCATCAATCAGGCGAAAGCAGGCGCGCCGGCCGGATGTCGCAATGCGGCGATACAGCAGTGCGCGCACTGCTTTACAAGGCCGCTTAGGTTCTGCTCACCTGGGTTAAGAAGTGGTCCTGGCTGAAAGCCAGGGCCGTGAAACTGGCAACGCGCAGCAGCCACCGGCAGGCCATCGTCGTGCTGGACCGCCGCCTGGCTGTAATCATGCACCGGATGTGGAGCGACGGAACCGAATTTTCTTGGGAAAAGTAAAGCCTAACGACGCGGCCGGAATGGCCGGATGATGACTGTCTTCTGAGGTCCGCCCAAGTTGGCAAAATGTCCTTCGCGGGACGGTGGATGCAGTGAGCTCGCGATTTCCGCAATGCCGGCGGCGCCCATGCCGCCGGGACGGTTCTAAGATTGAACCGCTTTGTTCCTCTTATCCCATCATGGGAGGGCCGGAGTGCCGATCCCGACGAGAAGCGAGACCCCGCGGAAGAAAAAGTTGCCGGCTTGGAATTCGTTCGATGACACTTGACTTAAACCCGCCGAATAGAGAAGCGGAAATCAACAACGTGCCCTGAAACAGAGTCATTCGCTCTGGTCAAAATTTACCATAATTTCGCTTACACGTTTTCAAGTGGGTAGCGGGGCACATTCTAGATTGGGTTGCGACTTTTGAGTGATAACAGCCTGTTGGCACTCAAAAGGACAAATGATGAAACGTCCCTACAAGCAGCCGAGCCTGGAAGAACGACGCAAGATCAAGCAATGGCACGGAGCCAAAGTCAGCGCGGACGTGAATGCAGAGCGCCCCGGCCGCGACAGAGCGGCATTTTCCGCGGGCTCCGGCGCAATCATTATCAGGACGCAGAGATGGCCAAGGTCGCCGGGTATGTCGGCGGTGTTGCTTCGATGAAGGCGCTTTCCCGGCGTCAGAAGGACCGGAAGTTGATACGGCACCCCGAGCTGCGGGAACTGATCATCGAACGGATCAAATACGGTTGGACACCTGAGCAAATTGCCGGCCGCCTTCGCTATGAAGGCGCGCTTGTGCCATTATGCCAAGAGGCCATTTACAGGTTCGCCTATTCCAAAGAAGGTATGAAAGAAGATCTATGGTGATACCTGCCGGAACATGGCCTGACATCACGCGACAAGCGGAACCGGCCCGGAGCGTCAATCGGCGACCGGGCCGTTAGCGCGACCTCGGCGCCGGCGCCTGGCATCGTCAGCATCAGTCTGCTGGCCTCGTCCTGACGTGCGGGCGCAAGGACCCGGCGCTCGAGGGCGGACAGTTCGCCGCGCAGCGCCGTTCGGGCGCTCAGGATGGCTGCAGCTGCGGCTTCAAGCGCAGAGTTTCCTGCGACCAGTTCGCGGATCCGCGCCTCGTAGCGGCTCTTGCCGGCCGAACCAGGCTTCAGTCCGAAGCTGCGCAGCACCCCGAAGAGCGACTGCTCGATATCCAGCAGCGCTTTCTGAACCGCCTTGCGGGCGCTAAGAAGAGCGCGCACCTCTTGGGCCGAAACCGACTTGCAATGGACCGGCCTGAACCACCCCATGCGCAGCAGCCGGGCGATCCCCTCGGCATCGCGGCGGTCGGTCTTGACGTGCATCGCCTTCAAGACCGCCTTGACCTGGCGCGCCTCCATCAGGATCAGCTTGAACCCCGCCTCCCGCAAGCCGCGGTGGAGCTACTGCGGCAGTGGGCCGGCCTCGAGCCCGATCGCCTCGATGCGCCACGGCAGATCGCCCAGAAACACATTGAAAGCCTCGGGCTTGCTGTCGAGCTGCGCCCGCTTCACGATCTGCCCACGTTCGTCTAGCACGCAGACTGCGGAGCTCGCGAGCGAAACGCCAATGCCGATGAAAGTCTTCATGTCGTCCTCTTCCGAGAAGTGAAAGCGCCAGCCTATCAGTACCTGACCGCACCAAGGCGACATCTGGAAACCGTCGCCGCCATTTGCGACACCGCCCCCATGGAACCCGCGAAGATCACCGCCCTGTAACTGCGGCCGAACCAAGGTCGCAGAGAAAAGTTACACCGGCTCTCTGGACATTAACGACCGTGGTGGCGTCAGGACCCACTTTGATGGTTCGGTCCGATGCTCTCACGCTGCTTTTGGACACCTAATGGTGAGAAGGCCATGACGCTGGCATCTTCGGGACCTTAGACCCAGATCACGCCATCTTCCGGCTCCAGTTTGATGGCGAAAGCGAGCAGCTGATCGACGGTCTCACCTAATTCGGCAGCGACGCGGTCGATGGTCTTGACGGAATGGATCTTGTTCAACTGCATGGTCATGCCGGCTTAGCCAAGGGCTGGCACTTCCCAGTGCCTTAGGTGGACGGCTCAAACTTGCAAGTGTTTTCTGCAGATATATCAACGGCGGTTTGATTTCCGGCCACAGGGCGGCGCACCACAACCCGGTCCAGAAACCCTTAGCAGACCGGCTGTGGAAGGCAGGAAAACCGCACAAAGTCATCATCATTGCTATCGCCCGCAAGTTTGCGACAATGGTGATTGCACTCCGCAAATCTCGCCAGAAATGGGCCGCTCAGACCGCCTGAACAATACAGTTGCAGGCAGTTCTTCAGTTAAAATGGCGCGTGTTCACCAGATATTCAGGTTTCGTTGCCAGGGTTTTACCCACCGAGTTTAGCGTGGATCTTCGAGTGTTTGTGCGAGTCATGTAAGGGAGTCGAACCCGATGCCAATCATCAAGTTATACGATTGGTCGCTTTATACGATGCCATCGGCAATCCCGATGTCGGACATAGAGGGCGATTCCCATGCCAACGATCCGGACAGCCCGGATTATAATGCCTCGGCGCCAACATGGATCGGTGAAACCTTCACATTCAACGGCGGATCAGGTTCCCAGATAGATATCGTTGATGACGACGGTCAATTCGAGGACGGATATGTAGAAACTGGCGGAGCTCAGACACTTGGCCAAGATGTCACCATAAATGGTGTGACGTATCTGGCCGGTTCTGTCGTTGAGAATGAGTTCTCAATGCTGGATGCTGCTGGCAATGAAGTGTTCGTTGTCAGGATCGACGGTGTTAACGTTGGTTTTGGCTATCCAGAGGGGCAAGAACCTGTCAACGGAACATCATTTACCGCTGCACAAGGGCGCGATGGCGATCCAGTGGATAGCGGCGACGGAACATCCACCAGTTCGGAGCCCTACGCCAACATAGTCTGCTATGCCCCTGGTACGATGATCGACACACCGGACGGGCCGCGCCCGGTGGAGACGTTGAAACCTGGCGATTTGGTTCTGACGCGGGATCACGGCCCGCAGTTAATCCGCTGGGCACGCTGCAGCGTCCATCCGCTGGAAGAGGTCGAAGCCGACGCCAAGCCGGTGCAGATCAAGGCCGAGGCATTGGGTCCTAACCTGCCTGCAAAGGACCTGATCGTCTCGCCGCAACACCGCATATTTGTCGGCGGGAACGGGCAATTAGACAAGGTGTTCACCAGCGAGGCTTTCGCGCCTGCAAAATCCCTGACGGCGGTACCGGGCATCCGTCATATGAAGGGCAAGAGAAAGATCACATGGGTACACTTCGCCTGTGACCGGCACGAGGTTGTCACTGCCAATGGCTGCCTGTCGGAATCGCTGCTGCTCGGGCCGATGGTCGTGAACGGGTTGACCGCCGCCGAGCGTCGCGCGGTCGTCGGCATTTTCGGTCGTGCGCCCGCACCCAATGCGGCCCTGAACGGCCCGCCCGCACTGGATTGCCTGACGGTTGGCACCGTCAGACGCCAAATCGCCAAACAACGCAAAGACAAGGATCGTATCTTGGCCAAGGAAATCCAGAAATGGGATCTCGACCTTGCGATGGAAAAACACGAGGCAGAGCGGTTTGCAGAAAGCTATCGCACGGCACAGAGCAAAGCCCGGCAGAAATCCTGAATCAGAGCCGGCAACGGCAGTGAGTTCATTTCGCGCGACTTGGATCTTTGGGCCTGCGCCAACGACGTCACGCTGGACTTCTCAAGGCCCGGAAAACCAACGGACAACGGGTTCATCGAGGCATTCAACAGCAAGCTGCGGGCGGAATGACTGAATACCCATTGGTTCATAAGCCTTGCGGATGCCCGCGAAAAGCCGGAGGATTAGCGTAGACACTGCAACGAGGACAGACCTCGCAGTGCGATCGGGTACAACGTCCCGATCGCCATGCAATATCCTGATGGTGCCACCAGCCCGTCATCGTGAAACAGCCGGGAAATTCCAGCCTACGGTGGTCCAATGTTGGGGCTCAGAGCACCAATCCCAAGGACTTTCCGCGAGGTGGAGGAAAATTGGGGCTCAGGTCACTAACAGTTCCGGAATTACATTTTGAGCGACCGCGTCATCCACAACAGTCATGTCCCACGAAGAGGTGTAACTCCGGGTAGCGCTCTGGCCCTGTTCGTGCTGGACTCTGCATTGAGGATGGCAAGGCGCAGAGACGCTGCCTCGCAAAATTTGCGGCACTCCCGGTAGCTGCGATAAATACTTAAACTTCTTTCAGGAAATCTACTGTCTGGAATGCAGGCTGCAACCGCAGCCGGGGCGCAAAACGCACCCCGGACGCCGGTTTTACTCCCCGGGGACGGCCTGCAGCTCCGGGTCGTCATGGTGGTGATGCTCTTTCACCGGGCGCATCACGAGATTGGCAAAGAAGGCCGCCGCCAGCAGCGCCGCCATGCAGTACATCGTGGTGTTGTAGAGGCTCGGCGTCGGATCGACGGTGCCCG
Coding sequences:
- a CDS encoding transposase; its protein translation is MTIPAVGPVTAVAFASTIDIPACFRNSRTLRAVLGLTPMLHQSGESRRAGRMSQCGDTAVRALLYKAA
- a CDS encoding IS110 family transposase, which encodes MREAGFKLILMEARQVKAVLKAMHVKTDRRDAEGIARLLRMGWFRPVHCKSVSAQEVRALLSARKAVQKALLDIEQSLFGVLRSFGLKPGSAGKSRYEARIRELVAGNSALEAAAAAILSARTALRGELSALERRVLAPARQDEASRLMLTMPGAGAEVALTARSPIDAPGRFRLSRDVRPCSGRYHHRSSFIPSLE
- a CDS encoding Hint domain-containing protein, producing the protein MPIIKLYDWSLYTMPSAIPMSDIEGDSHANDPDSPDYNASAPTWIGETFTFNGGSGSQIDIVDDDGQFEDGYVETGGAQTLGQDVTINGVTYLAGSVVENEFSMLDAAGNEVFVVRIDGVNVGFGYPEGQEPVNGTSFTAAQGRDGDPVDSGDGTSTSSEPYANIVCYAPGTMIDTPDGPRPVETLKPGDLVLTRDHGPQLIRWARCSVHPLEEVEADAKPVQIKAEALGPNLPAKDLIVSPQHRIFVGGNGQLDKVFTSEAFAPAKSLTAVPGIRHMKGKRKITWVHFACDRHEVVTANGCLSESLLLGPMVVNGLTAAERRAVVGIFGRAPAPNAALNGPPALDCLTVGTVRRQIAKQRKDKDRILAKEIQKWDLDLAMEKHEAERFAESYRTAQSKARQKS